A window of the Trichoderma asperellum chromosome 6, complete sequence genome harbors these coding sequences:
- a CDS encoding uncharacterized protein (EggNog:ENOG41) — protein sequence MADKKDEITGATGGLGSQLTRAILESGGDVIGIDRDEIPPAATWEPLQTLAKSLSRNLTYHACDITSPSQATAVFETAAAQVPFPLRGLVNCAGVGTVGDSVDYPERETKWTLDVNLAGSLYVAQAAAKVVRKQFVEGRNGGEGASFVFVASMSGYITNKATPTAIYSASKAGVHQLTRSLAGEWGSSPSSESPAIRVNSISPGVIHTPMTRDVLAHKEWTAVWEQEAMLKRISGPEEYRGAVVFLLADASSYVTGADLRVDGGSTGW from the exons ATGGCAGACAAAAAAGACGAAA TCACCGGCGCAACCGGCGGCCTCGGTTCCCAGCTTACAAGAGCAATCCTCGAATCCGGCGGCGATGTCATCGGCATTGACCGCGATGAGATTCCACCAGCAGCTACATGGG AACCTCTCCAGACCCTCGCCAAATCACTCTCCCGAAACCTCACATACCACGCCTGCGACATCACCTCCCCGTCCCAAGCCACAGCCGTCTTCGAAACAGCCGCTGCGCAAGTCCCCTTCCCTCTGCGCGGCCTGGTCAACTGCGCTGGCGTGGGCACTGTGGGCGACTCGGTCGACTATCCGGAGCGTGAGACTAAGTGGACGCTGGATGTGAATCTGGCGGGGAGCTTGTACGTGGCGCAGGCGGCGGCCAAGGTGGTGAGGAAGCAATTTGTGGAGGGGAGGAATGGAGGGGAGGGAGCGAGTTTTGTGTTTGTGGCGAGCATGAGCGGGTACATTACCAACAAA GCCACTCCCACAGCCATCTACTCCGCCTCCAAAGCCGGCGTCCACCAACTCACCCGCTCCCTCGCTGGCGAATGGGgctcctcgccatcatcagaATCTCCCGCCATCCGCGTCAACTCCATCAGCCCCGGCGTCATACACACGCCAATGACGCGAGACGTCCTCGCCCACAAGGAGTGGACCGCGGTGTGGGAGCAGGAGGCGATGCTCAAGAGGATTTCTGGGCCGGAAGAGTATCGCGGCGCCGTGGTGTTTCTGCTGGCGGATGCGAGCTCGTATGTTACTGGGGCGGACTTGCGGGTTGACGGAGGATCGACGGGGTGGTGA